In the genome of Fundidesulfovibrio soli, one region contains:
- a CDS encoding ABC transporter ATP-binding protein, producing MKEQDQRKAKIEVKHLTKRFGDLLVLDDISFDVAEGEFVAIVGPTGCGKTTFLNVLSRLAPISSGRILIDGEDADPKRHNISFVFQEPTCMPWSTVRDNVAFGMEIKGLPQGEIDRRLDRILEMVGLTQCADLYPNQVSASMLQRIAVSRAFAVDPDLLLMDEPYGQLDVKLRFYLEDELVNLWRNLKSTVVFITHNIEEAVYVAERILVLSPKPTTIKAEIKVDLPRPRDFMDPEFIRIRKQVTDLIRWW from the coding sequence GTGAAAGAGCAAGACCAGCGTAAGGCCAAGATCGAGGTGAAACACCTGACCAAGAGGTTCGGCGACCTCCTGGTGCTCGACGACATCTCCTTCGACGTGGCCGAGGGCGAGTTCGTGGCCATCGTCGGCCCCACGGGCTGCGGCAAGACCACCTTCCTGAACGTCCTCTCGCGCCTGGCCCCCATCTCCAGCGGCCGAATCCTCATCGACGGCGAGGACGCCGACCCCAAACGCCACAACATATCCTTCGTTTTTCAGGAACCCACCTGCATGCCCTGGAGCACCGTGCGCGACAACGTCGCCTTCGGCATGGAGATCAAGGGCCTGCCCCAGGGCGAGATCGACCGCCGCCTGGACCGCATCCTGGAGATGGTAGGGCTCACGCAGTGCGCCGATCTCTACCCCAACCAGGTGTCCGCCAGCATGTTGCAGCGCATCGCCGTGTCCCGGGCCTTCGCCGTGGACCCGGATCTGCTGCTCATGGACGAACCCTACGGCCAGCTCGACGTGAAGCTCCGCTTCTACCTGGAGGACGAGCTGGTCAACCTGTGGCGCAACCTCAAGAGCACCGTGGTCTTCATAACCCACAACATCGAAGAGGCGGTGTACGTCGCGGAGCGCATCCTGGTGCTCTCCCCCAAACCGACCACCATCAAGGCGGAGATCAAGGTCGACCTGCCCCGCCCCAGGGATTTCATGGATCCCGAGTTCATACGCATCCGCAAACAAGTGACCGACCTGATTCGTTGGTGGTGA